The following proteins are co-located in the Roseovarius arcticus genome:
- a CDS encoding sulfotransferase family 2 domain-containing protein, whose product MISHRHKTIFVHVPKTAGQSIEQVFVDDLGLSWDEREILNLRYNDDPTSGPQHLGHLYADEYVRNGHIDQHRWDSYFKFAIVRNPYDRILSEFRYRSFRKTGPLFWFLRKQYRDDYFDIARHVVPQSRYLFDKNGTCLVNEIVKFEELKDRMPAIFQRVFGCSRSLPKRNESTNGHRRLTRQQLGARNRKVIRDRFAEDFTKLGYDPDE is encoded by the coding sequence ATGATTTCGCATCGACACAAAACTATTTTCGTCCACGTTCCCAAAACGGCAGGGCAGAGCATTGAGCAAGTTTTTGTCGATGATTTAGGGCTGTCATGGGACGAGCGCGAAATACTGAACTTGCGGTACAATGACGACCCAACATCTGGCCCACAGCATTTGGGCCATCTCTATGCTGACGAGTATGTGCGGAACGGTCATATCGACCAGCACCGTTGGGACTCCTATTTCAAATTCGCTATTGTTCGTAATCCTTATGACCGCATTTTATCCGAATTTCGGTATCGTAGTTTCCGCAAGACCGGGCCGCTTTTTTGGTTTCTCAGAAAACAGTACCGTGACGACTATTTCGACATAGCGCGGCACGTCGTGCCCCAGAGTCGGTACCTTTTTGATAAAAACGGCACTTGCCTCGTCAATGAGATTGTAAAGTTCGAAGAGCTGAAAGATAGAATGCCGGCGATTTTCCAGCGCGTGTTCGGTTGTTCGCGATCATTGCCGAAGCGCAACGAGTCGACCAACGGACATAGGCGGCTAACCCGGCAGCAGTTAGGTGCGCGCAATCGCAAAGTGATCCGGGACAGGTTTGCCGAGGATTTCACGAAGCTTGGTTACGATCCGGACGAATGA
- a CDS encoding sulfotransferase family 2 domain-containing protein, which translates to MSDRYRFVFIHVPKCAGTSVRAAVLPFHDADSRFLKEVERHPDFGDIDFRHLPLALLREIDPDAFEKLKTYDSFALLRDPFQRFRSALAQRAKMYLGKEFAQLDQSDIRAEIGRVFDYLQAEPRVIKPEFIHFSRQSDFVAIDGTQLVRHLYPIERLDLLGAALGRLIGTDDLPIGHANETMVFRHPQLKALLRSSSSAARWLLPGAVHEALRVHTRRKLMKPGGTAPLPMFDDVSVQAFISSYYSADITLYKAASAKATT; encoded by the coding sequence TTGTCGGACCGCTATCGTTTTGTGTTCATACACGTCCCAAAATGTGCGGGAACGTCGGTGCGCGCGGCGGTACTGCCATTTCATGATGCCGACAGCCGGTTCTTGAAAGAAGTCGAGCGGCACCCGGATTTTGGCGACATTGATTTTAGACACCTGCCGCTCGCATTGCTTCGCGAAATCGATCCCGATGCCTTCGAAAAATTGAAGACCTATGACAGTTTCGCCCTTCTTCGCGATCCGTTTCAGCGTTTCCGCTCGGCCTTGGCGCAGCGGGCTAAAATGTACCTCGGCAAGGAGTTTGCCCAACTCGATCAAAGTGACATCCGCGCCGAGATCGGTCGGGTCTTCGACTATCTGCAAGCTGAACCGCGCGTAATCAAACCCGAATTCATTCATTTTTCGCGGCAATCGGACTTTGTCGCTATTGATGGCACGCAATTGGTTCGGCACCTTTATCCGATCGAACGGCTCGATCTTCTTGGTGCCGCGCTTGGTCGACTGATTGGCACGGACGATTTGCCGATTGGTCATGCCAACGAAACAATGGTGTTTCGTCACCCGCAACTAAAAGCGCTGTTGCGCAGTAGTAGCTCCGCGGCTCGGTGGCTGTTACCAGGCGCGGTACACGAGGCGCTCCGCGTACATACGCGGCGAAAACTGATGAAGCCCGGAGGCACAGCACCGCTTCCGATGTTTGACGACGTCTCTGTGCAGGCATTCATTAGTAGCTATTATTCCGCAGACATTACACTTTATAAGGCTGCGTCAGCGAAAGCAACAACATGA